CACGGGCGTCATCTCGAAAGCGTGCCGCGAATGGGGGATGCCGCTCGTGGCGATGATGTACACGCGCGGGGAGAAGATCAAAAACCAGTTCGACGTCAAGCATGTGAAGCAGGCCGCCCGCGTCGGTGCGGAGCTCGGCGCCGACATCGTGAAGGTGGTCTACACCGGAAGCCCGGAGACGTTCCGGGAGGTCGTCGAGGGGTGCCCGGTCCCGGTCGTCATCGCGGGCGGGGAGAAGATGGAGACCGACAGGGATCTGCTCGCGATGGTCGAAGGGGCGCTGAAGGCCGGCGCCGCCGGCGTCTCGATCGGCAGGAACGCGTTCCAGCACAAGGACCCGATCCGCATCGTGCAGGCGATCGGCAGGATGACGCACCAGCATTGGGACGCCGAGAAGGCGCTGGAGTTCCTGAAACAGCGATGATCCCCGCCGCATGCACGAGGGTGTCGTGAAGAAGGTCTGGGTCAAGGCGGTTCCGTGGGACGCGGCGGCGGTGGCCGCCGCGATCGAGAGCGGCGCCGACGCCGTGGTCGTGGAGGAGGGGAGGACGGCGGAGGTGAGGAGGCTGGGCCGCATCCAAACCGTCGCGCCCGACGGGGACCTGAGGATCGGCGAGGACGTCGTCGAGGTGGAGATCGGGGGGAAGGCGGACGAGGAGGAGGCGCTGCGGCTGAGCAGAGCCAAGACCGTTGTGGTCCGGTGCGCCGACTGGACGATCATCCCCCTCGAGAACCTCATCGCCCAGACGCGCGGCCTCTTCGCCGAGGTGAAGAACCTCGACGAGGCCCTGACCGCCGTGCGGATCCTCGAGAAGGGGGTGGACGGGATCGTCCTCCATGCCGCCGACCCGGCGCAGATCCGGGAGACGGTCAGGGAGGCGCGCCGGGTCGGCGAGAGGGTCGAGCTCGTGACCGCGCGGGTGACCGGCGTGGAGCGGTGCGGGACGGGGGACCGGGTCTGCGTCGACACCTGCGCGGCCCTGAGGCTGGGGGCGGGGCTGCTCGCCGGGGAGTCAGGCGGCGCGTTGCTCCTCGTCCACTCCCAAAGCGCCGAGCGCGCCTCCGCCGGCCTGTACCCGTTCAGGATCGACGCGGGCGGCGCGCGCGCCTGCGTCTTGTTGCCCGGCGGCGCCACGAAGCCCCTCTCCGAAGTCGCGGCGCACGAGGAGGCGCTCGTCGTCGCCCACGACGGCTCGGCGCAACGGGCGATCATCGGAAGGGTGAGGATCGAGAAGGGGCCGCTGCTGCGGGTGAAGGCCGAGGCGGGCGGGAGGCCCGTGACGCTCATCCTGGATGACGCCGAAACAAGCCGGCTCGTAACACCCGGGGGCGCCGCCGTATCCGTGCGCGGGCTCGAAAAGGGAACCGAGATCCTCGCGCACCTCCGCCCCGCCGCCGCATCGGGATGCGCCGGGGGGCGTTGACCACGGGGGGACGGGGGGTGAAGAAGCTCGCCATCTGCGGTCTCGGCCTCATCGGCGGCTCGATCGGTCTCGCGGCCCGGGAGAGACGGCTCGCCCGCGAGGTCTGCGGCCTGGTGCGGAGGCCCGGTTCCGTCCGCACGGCGACGCGCATGGGCGTTGTCGATGTCGCCACGCGCGACCCCGCCGAGGCGGTCCGGGGGGCGGAGATGGTCGTCCTCGCCGTCACGCTGGGCGCCACCGCCGCGGTCGCGGAACGGGTGCGCCCCCATCTCCCCGCGGGGTGCGTCGTCACCGACGTCGGGAGCTGCAAGCGCCTCGTCATCGGGCGGACGCAGAAGGCCCTCGGCCGGGACGTGCGCTTCGTCGGCGCGCATCCGATCGCGGGCTCGGAACGGAGCGGGATGGAGGCATCCCGCGCGGACCTGTTCGAGGGGGCCCCGTGCATCCTCACGCCGGTCCGCGGCACGGATCCCGCCGCCATGGAGAACACCGCCGCGTTCTGGGAGGCCCTCGGGGCGCGCGTCTGCGTGATGAGCCCCGCGGCGCACGACCGCGTCGTCGCCGCCGTCAGTCACCTGCCACACCTCGTCGCCGCCGCCCTCGTCAACGCCTCCGCCGGGATGCGCGGCGGCGAGAGGCCCGTCCTCGACTACGCGGGGAGCGGTTTCCGCGACACCACGCGGGTCGCCGCGGGCGATCCCGGGATCTGGGCGGAGATCGCGGCGGACAACCCCCGCGAGATCCTGCGCCTCGTCGATCGCGTCGAGCGGCAGCTCTCCCTGTTGAAAACGGCCCTTCGCCGCCGGGACCGCGAAGCCCTCCGCCGGTTTCTCGCCCGGGCCGCCGCCGCGCGCCGCCCGCTCAACGCCGGCTGACCGCCCGCGGGCACACGGCCGTCAGACCCGTCGCCGTGCAATCGGCCCGCACGCAATCAGCCCGCAATCAGCCCGCTTGAACGAGAGGCGCCCGTGTGCTACGCTTCCACATCCGCGCGCGACGTGGCGCTCGTGCAAAGGGGAGGGGATTGCGTGCAGGCGAAGATACGGAAGATCCATTACCCCCGGAACGCCGGGGAACTCAGTGCGCTCTTGAAGAAGGGGAGGGGGAGGGTGGCCCCCGTCGGCGGCGGGATCTCGTTTTCGTTCTCCGTGCCCCCGAAGGTGACCGAGCTCGCCAGTCTCCGCGCGCTCGGCCTCGACGCCGTCGCCGTCGACCGGAACGGACTCAGCCTCGGAACGCTCGTCACCGTGGCGAAGCTGGCGGCCTCGGCGCCCGCGCAAAGGTTCCTCGGCGGTCTCCTCGCGGAGACGGCCGCCAAAATCGCCGCGACGCCCAACCGGAACCTGATCACCGTCGGCGGCAACGCGATACGGCTCTTCATCTGGTCCGACCTGCCCGTCGTCTACGCCGCCGCGGGCGCCGTTTTCACGCTGCGGGGGGAGAACGGCGCGCGCCGCCTCTCCGCCGCCCGCTTCTACGAGTCGCAGCCGGCCCTCCTGCTTCGCCCCTCGGAGTTCCTCGAGAAAATCGCCATCCCCGCGCCGCCGCCCCGCACCGGCGCGGCGTTCGAGAAGTTCAGCGAGACGGAGAACACCTTCGCCCTCGTCTCCGCCGCGGCGGTCGTCACGCTCGACCGC
The sequence above is a segment of the Chlamydiota bacterium genome. Coding sequences within it:
- a CDS encoding class I fructose-bisphosphate aldolase family protein gives rise to the protein MIGKAIRLERTINRASRRTVIVPMDHGMTLGPIPGIGDIKETINKMVEGGANAILLHKGMVEAGHRGGGKDVGLIVHLSASTSLSPYPNTKVLVCTVEEAVRLGADAVSVHVNLGDVMDTAMIRDTGVISKACREWGMPLVAMMYTRGEKIKNQFDVKHVKQAARVGAELGADIVKVVYTGSPETFREVVEGCPVPVVIAGGEKMETDRDLLAMVEGALKAGAAGVSIGRNAFQHKDPIRIVQAIGRMTHQHWDAEKALEFLKQR
- a CDS encoding 3-dehydroquinate synthase II, whose amino-acid sequence is MKKVWVKAVPWDAAAVAAAIESGADAVVVEEGRTAEVRRLGRIQTVAPDGDLRIGEDVVEVEIGGKADEEEALRLSRAKTVVVRCADWTIIPLENLIAQTRGLFAEVKNLDEALTAVRILEKGVDGIVLHAADPAQIRETVREARRVGERVELVTARVTGVERCGTGDRVCVDTCAALRLGAGLLAGESGGALLLVHSQSAERASAGLYPFRIDAGGARACVLLPGGATKPLSEVAAHEEALVVAHDGSAQRAIIGRVRIEKGPLLRVKAEAGGRPVTLILDDAETSRLVTPGGAAVSVRGLEKGTEILAHLRPAAASGCAGGR
- a CDS encoding prephenate dehydrogenase/arogenate dehydrogenase family protein; this encodes MKKLAICGLGLIGGSIGLAARERRLAREVCGLVRRPGSVRTATRMGVVDVATRDPAEAVRGAEMVVLAVTLGATAAVAERVRPHLPAGCVVTDVGSCKRLVIGRTQKALGRDVRFVGAHPIAGSERSGMEASRADLFEGAPCILTPVRGTDPAAMENTAAFWEALGARVCVMSPAAHDRVVAAVSHLPHLVAAALVNASAGMRGGERPVLDYAGSGFRDTTRVAAGDPGIWAEIAADNPREILRLVDRVERQLSLLKTALRRRDREALRRFLARAAAARRPLNAG